One part of the Esox lucius isolate fEsoLuc1 chromosome 10, fEsoLuc1.pri, whole genome shotgun sequence genome encodes these proteins:
- the LOC105012483 gene encoding natterin-4 isoform X1, with amino-acid sequence MRLAVLLACFVVLECTLGLELLPELSDQKLVNNINQTVVTRVEEPMSKASLTPRSSGRPSFGNNLHLKWVTWSGSLPTWAVSVFNKRANRTDYICAPSSGRVYEAGFYNPKYGPYCYSPYYPVEARNPKFTVLVNEENLEPLEWMSASKSYTPPNPVQTHASNNVYVGRKEQGIGSAYSKSYFDVAWEGDVSRHTSGYEVLTLNKDRYSQKISNFRYDVDHKATVSEPPVMLGQYVVINQDCQPVQQTVQLQESTERQSFWQTGISNSLAITSSISVGIPLISASTGVGFTAEKTYTNGNSVTEIITHSLTVTAMVPANQSCTIKLAGKRYKFNIPFTAHLAKQYANGKVHTTTVSGTYHGVQVGEIQGLVERCQPIPSPRPCN; translated from the exons ATGAGGCTGGCAGTGTTATTGGCCTGTTTCGTTGTGCTGGAATGCACTCTGGGATTGGAGCTGCTTCCAGAGCTGTCAGACCAGAAGTTGGTAAACAACATCAACCAGACCGTGGTAACTAGAGTAGAGG AACCAATGTCCAAGGCCTCTTTGACGCCCAGAAGCTCAGGGCGACCCTCTTTCGGTAACAACCTGCACCTCAAGTGGGTCACATGGTCCGGCTCCCTCCCAACATGGGCTGTCAGTGTGTTCAACAAGAGAGCTAATCGTACTGACTACATCTGTGCTCCGTCTAGCGGGCGTGTTTATGAAGCAGGTTTCTACAACCCAAAGTACGGGCCGTACTGCTACAGCCCCTACTACCCGGTAGAAGCTCGCAACCCCAAGTTCACAGTGCTAGTGAACGAGGAAAACCTTGAGCCTTTAGAATGGATGAGTGCCTCCAAGTCATACACTCCTCCCAACCCAGTCCAAACCCATGCTAGCAACAATGTTTATGTTGGAAGAAAAGAGCAAGGTATAGGCTCAGCTTACTCCAAAAGCTATTTTGACGTAGCTTGGGAAGGTGACGTATCAAGACATACCAGTGGTTACGAGGTACTGACTCTCAACAAAGATCGGTATTCGCAGAAAATCAGTAACTTCAGGTACGACGTGGACCACAAGGCCACTGTGTCAGAGCCCCCGGTGATGCTGGGCCAGTACGTAGTGATCAACCAGGACTGTCAGCCCGTCCAGCAGACAGTCCAGCTACAGGagagcacagagagacagagcttcTGGCAAACTGGGATTTCCAACTCCCTGGCGATAACCAGCTCCATATCAGTGGGTATCCCTCTAATCTCTGCCTCCACGGGAGTTGGTTTCACGGCTGAGAAAACCTACACCAACGGTAACTCTGTGACCGAGATCATCACGCACTCCCTCACTGTCACGGCCATGGTACCCGCCAACCAGTCCTGTACCATTAAGCTGGCGGGGAAGCGATACAAGTTCAACATTCCCTTCACGGCCCACCTTGCTAAGCAGTATGCTAATGGTAAGGTCCATACAACCACAGTGTCTGGAACGTACCATGGTGTTCAGGTGGGGGAGATACAAGGATTGGTTGAACGCTGTCAGCCAATTCCCAGTCCAAGGCCATGCAACTAG
- the LOC105012483 gene encoding natterin-4 isoform X2, which produces MNSHHRVQKNILCDLALCNNRLKFQPMSKASLTPRSSGRPSFGNNLHLKWVTWSGSLPTWAVSVFNKRANRTDYICAPSSGRVYEAGFYNPKYGPYCYSPYYPVEARNPKFTVLVNEENLEPLEWMSASKSYTPPNPVQTHASNNVYVGRKEQGIGSAYSKSYFDVAWEGDVSRHTSGYEVLTLNKDRYSQKISNFRYDVDHKATVSEPPVMLGQYVVINQDCQPVQQTVQLQESTERQSFWQTGISNSLAITSSISVGIPLISASTGVGFTAEKTYTNGNSVTEIITHSLTVTAMVPANQSCTIKLAGKRYKFNIPFTAHLAKQYANGKVHTTTVSGTYHGVQVGEIQGLVERCQPIPSPRPCN; this is translated from the exons ATGAATAGTCATCACAGggtacaaaaaaacattctgtgtgACTTAGCCCTCTGCAATAACAGATTAAAGTTCC AACCAATGTCCAAGGCCTCTTTGACGCCCAGAAGCTCAGGGCGACCCTCTTTCGGTAACAACCTGCACCTCAAGTGGGTCACATGGTCCGGCTCCCTCCCAACATGGGCTGTCAGTGTGTTCAACAAGAGAGCTAATCGTACTGACTACATCTGTGCTCCGTCTAGCGGGCGTGTTTATGAAGCAGGTTTCTACAACCCAAAGTACGGGCCGTACTGCTACAGCCCCTACTACCCGGTAGAAGCTCGCAACCCCAAGTTCACAGTGCTAGTGAACGAGGAAAACCTTGAGCCTTTAGAATGGATGAGTGCCTCCAAGTCATACACTCCTCCCAACCCAGTCCAAACCCATGCTAGCAACAATGTTTATGTTGGAAGAAAAGAGCAAGGTATAGGCTCAGCTTACTCCAAAAGCTATTTTGACGTAGCTTGGGAAGGTGACGTATCAAGACATACCAGTGGTTACGAGGTACTGACTCTCAACAAAGATCGGTATTCGCAGAAAATCAGTAACTTCAGGTACGACGTGGACCACAAGGCCACTGTGTCAGAGCCCCCGGTGATGCTGGGCCAGTACGTAGTGATCAACCAGGACTGTCAGCCCGTCCAGCAGACAGTCCAGCTACAGGagagcacagagagacagagcttcTGGCAAACTGGGATTTCCAACTCCCTGGCGATAACCAGCTCCATATCAGTGGGTATCCCTCTAATCTCTGCCTCCACGGGAGTTGGTTTCACGGCTGAGAAAACCTACACCAACGGTAACTCTGTGACCGAGATCATCACGCACTCCCTCACTGTCACGGCCATGGTACCCGCCAACCAGTCCTGTACCATTAAGCTGGCGGGGAAGCGATACAAGTTCAACATTCCCTTCACGGCCCACCTTGCTAAGCAGTATGCTAATGGTAAGGTCCATACAACCACAGTGTCTGGAACGTACCATGGTGTTCAGGTGGGGGAGATACAAGGATTGGTTGAACGCTGTCAGCCAATTCCCAGTCCAAGGCCATGCAACTAG
- the LOC105012483 gene encoding natterin-4 isoform X3 yields MSKASLTPRSSGRPSFGNNLHLKWVTWSGSLPTWAVSVFNKRANRTDYICAPSSGRVYEAGFYNPKYGPYCYSPYYPVEARNPKFTVLVNEENLEPLEWMSASKSYTPPNPVQTHASNNVYVGRKEQGIGSAYSKSYFDVAWEGDVSRHTSGYEVLTLNKDRYSQKISNFRYDVDHKATVSEPPVMLGQYVVINQDCQPVQQTVQLQESTERQSFWQTGISNSLAITSSISVGIPLISASTGVGFTAEKTYTNGNSVTEIITHSLTVTAMVPANQSCTIKLAGKRYKFNIPFTAHLAKQYANGKVHTTTVSGTYHGVQVGEIQGLVERCQPIPSPRPCN; encoded by the coding sequence ATGTCCAAGGCCTCTTTGACGCCCAGAAGCTCAGGGCGACCCTCTTTCGGTAACAACCTGCACCTCAAGTGGGTCACATGGTCCGGCTCCCTCCCAACATGGGCTGTCAGTGTGTTCAACAAGAGAGCTAATCGTACTGACTACATCTGTGCTCCGTCTAGCGGGCGTGTTTATGAAGCAGGTTTCTACAACCCAAAGTACGGGCCGTACTGCTACAGCCCCTACTACCCGGTAGAAGCTCGCAACCCCAAGTTCACAGTGCTAGTGAACGAGGAAAACCTTGAGCCTTTAGAATGGATGAGTGCCTCCAAGTCATACACTCCTCCCAACCCAGTCCAAACCCATGCTAGCAACAATGTTTATGTTGGAAGAAAAGAGCAAGGTATAGGCTCAGCTTACTCCAAAAGCTATTTTGACGTAGCTTGGGAAGGTGACGTATCAAGACATACCAGTGGTTACGAGGTACTGACTCTCAACAAAGATCGGTATTCGCAGAAAATCAGTAACTTCAGGTACGACGTGGACCACAAGGCCACTGTGTCAGAGCCCCCGGTGATGCTGGGCCAGTACGTAGTGATCAACCAGGACTGTCAGCCCGTCCAGCAGACAGTCCAGCTACAGGagagcacagagagacagagcttcTGGCAAACTGGGATTTCCAACTCCCTGGCGATAACCAGCTCCATATCAGTGGGTATCCCTCTAATCTCTGCCTCCACGGGAGTTGGTTTCACGGCTGAGAAAACCTACACCAACGGTAACTCTGTGACCGAGATCATCACGCACTCCCTCACTGTCACGGCCATGGTACCCGCCAACCAGTCCTGTACCATTAAGCTGGCGGGGAAGCGATACAAGTTCAACATTCCCTTCACGGCCCACCTTGCTAAGCAGTATGCTAATGGTAAGGTCCATACAACCACAGTGTCTGGAACGTACCATGGTGTTCAGGTGGGGGAGATACAAGGATTGGTTGAACGCTGTCAGCCAATTCCCAGTCCAAGGCCATGCAACTAG